A window of Bradyrhizobium diazoefficiens genomic DNA:
ACTGTCGAACGGTTGCTTCACTGCCGGCGGTATCGCGCTCCTGCCTAGCCGGTAGCACGCATTCTTGAGCACGTCGGCGACGCAGCCGTAGAGCGCCGTGCCGGTGTTCTTGCTGCACCTAGTGAGGTCTGCTTCTCCGTTGTGCGCTGCGATGCCCGCCTGAGTGAGAGCGATCGCTTCATCGCTTTCAAACGGCGCTCCACCAATGAGCAGCGCCAGCAGAAGCGATGCGCCGGCAGCGGTCGCGATCCGCAGCAGGCTGCGATTCGCAATTCCGGATGCACCTATCCTCATAAATATCTCCCTGCCGCCCAAATTAATCTTCGAAAATCGGTCTTTGCCCCCGCGAGTGCCTTCGCAAATTGCCGACTTCGCGGCCGGCGCGATGCTGTCGCTGGCCGTGAACCGGCTCGGCACGTCGTTATTCCCTGACCAGCTTTAGCTGCGAAGACCCTTTCCCGATGTGATCTCCGGCACATCAGGCCGCGTGCGATCCCGCAAAGATGGCTGGCGTGAAAAGTATGCTCGATCCCGAGCGGATGCCCGCGCCCGCGGAAAATCGGAATCATCAACTTGCAAAATCCAAGCATACTGTCCCCGCACGGTCAATTTGGCGAAGGCTGCGGCATGACAGCGACGGTCTGTTCGCATAAGGTTCGCGCCTTCAGTCGATCGTGATGACGATGGGAAAACTTTTTGAATTCGGCTTGCTGGTTTGGCTCCTGAGCCTGCTCGCGCTCCACCCGGCTATGGCGGCGAGCGAACGCAAGGTCGTGGCGGCCTCCGCGCCGCGGCTGGCGCTGGTGATCGGCAATGCCAATTACGCAAAGCTCGGCACGCTCGCCAATCCCGGACACGATGCGCAATTGATCGCGGACCGGCTGCGGCAGACTGGGTTCGAAGTCATCGCGGTCGCCGACCGCGACCTGAAGAGCCTGTCGGAGGACGTCGAGGCGTTCGCGCAAAAGATCAAAGCGCACGGTCCTTCGACCGTCGCTGTGCTCTATTACGCCGGTCATGGCGTCGAGAGCGACGGCGCCAACTACCTCGTGCCTGTCAACGCCGACATCAAGCGCCGTGCCGACATCGTGCCGCAATCGGTGAGCGTCAAGCGCATTGCCGATCGCCTGTCGTCTGCCGGCAATGCGCTCAACATCCTCATCGTCGATGCCTGCCGCGACAATCCGTTTCCGGCGGCCGTCGCGGCAAGTGCGACCGGACTGGTGCCGATGGGCGCGGTCTATGGCGTGTTCATCGCTTCGGCCACCGGGTCGGGCAAGGCCGCCTTCGACGGCGAGGATGGCCACAGCCCCTACACAAGGGCACTGGCGGAGGCGATGATCGTGCCCGGCGAGCGGCTGGAGGACGTGTTCAAGAGCGTGCGCCGCCAGGTGCGGCTTGCCACCAGCGAGCAGCAGATCCCCTGGGAATCCACCTCGCTCGAGCTCGACTTCTTCTTCGTGCCGCCACCGGCTCCGCCAAGCCAGGCCGCGCAATTGCTCCAGGCAGCGAAGGAGACCGGCAATGTCGCGCTCTACGATCTCCTGGTCGATCGGTTTCCGGCGAGCCCGGAGGCCGCCGTGGCCCGCATTGCGGCGGCCGAGCTGCGAAAGAGCGCGGTAGCGAGCGGACCCTCGGCCGCGTCTGCGGCGTCCCTGGTGCTCGAGCGTGCGCGGCAGACCCGAACGCCGGAGGCCTACGATCTCGTTGCCGCGCTGTTTCCGGATGCGCCCGAGGCGGACGAAGCGCGAGCTGCCGCATCGGGCCTGCGCGAGATCACCGTGCTCGACAGTGCCGGGCCGACTTATGAGGGGCGCGAGCTGGTGCAGCTCATCCAGGCCGAGCTGACGCGGCTCGATTGCTTTGCAGGTGAGCAGGGCGGCGCTTTCGATGCCGCCACCATTCAGGGTCTGCGCCGGGCCTCGCTGCTCTCCGATGAGCATTATCTCTGGCACCGTCCGACCATGGCCGCTCTGCGTGCCCTGAAGAAAATCGACGGTCCCGACGGCTGCTCACGGCAAAAGACGGTTGCGGCGCCGCGTTGCCTACGGGTCAACAACGAGGATCTTTGTCAATAGCTCACAAATTGAGCCAACATTTGCATCTGCCTTATTTGTGAGCAGAAGCGTATCTTTGTATGCAATGCTCAAGGGCTCGGCTGCTAGATTGCCGCGCATCAAGTATGTAATCTTATCAGCAATATCAGCTGCTTAAATGAGGTCCGCGCGTCCGTTAAGCCTTGGCACGAACCTTGCGAATCCGGTTCCAACCAAAAACTTTGTGTTGGAGCGATTTCATGAAGCGCCGCGATTTCCTCAAGTCCGTTTCCGGGTTGGCCGCAGGCGCGGCGCTCCCGGCCATGCCGCAGATAGTCGCCTCGGCGAAGGCCGACGCCCGGTCGGAGACGCTGCTGATCGTCTCTGAGGGCGGACCCAACAATCTCGACATCCACGGCGTCGGCACCAACGTGCCCGGCTATGAGGTGTCCTGGAATTGCTACGACCGTCTGATCAGCCACGAGATGAAGAGCGGCCCCGGCGGGGTGCCCTATTACGACCGCGACAAGTTCAAGGGCGAACTCGCCGAGGATTTCAAGATCGACGACAAGTCGGTCACCTTCAAGCTGAAGAAGAACGCCAAATTCCACGACGGCGCGCCTGTCACCGCCAAGGACGTGAAATGGTCGCTCGACCGCGCCGTCAGCGTCGGCGGCTTTCCAACCTTTCAGATGAGCGCGGGCTCGCTGACCAAGCCCGAGCAGTTCGTCGTGGTCGACGACTACACCGTGCGCGTCGACTTCCTGAAGAAGGACAGGCTGACGATTCCCGATCTCGCCGTCATCGTGCCCTGCATCGTCAACTCCGAGCTGGTGAAGAAGCACGCGAGCGAGAAGGACCCCTGGGGTCTCGAATTCACCAAGCAGCAGACCGCCGGCTCCGGCGCCTACAAGGTGGTGAAGTGGACCGCCGGCACCGAAGTGGTGATGGAGCGAAACGAGAATTGGGTCGGCGGCCCCCTGCCTAAGATCAAGCGTGTGATCTGGCGCATGGTGCCGCAGGCCGGCAACCGCCGCGCGCTCTTGGAGCGCGGCGATGCCGACATCTCCTACGAGCTGCCGAACAAGGATTTTCAGGAGATGAAAGCGAACGGCAAGCTCAACGTGGTGTCGCTGCCGTTCTCCAACGGCATCCAGTATATCGGCATGAACGTCACCAAGCCGCCGTTCGACAACATCAAGGTCCGTCAGGCGGTCGCCTACGCGCTGCCCTACCAGAAGATCATGGATGCGGTGATGTTCGGTTTGGCGAACCCGATGTTCGGCGCGCCCAAGGACAAGCCCACCGAAGTCGCCTGGCCGCAGCCGCACACGTTCAACACCGACATGGACAAGGCGAAGGCGCTGATGGCGGAAGCCGGCTACGCAGGCGGCTTCGAGACCACGATCTCGTTCGATCTCAATTTCGCCGGCGTCAACGAGCCGCTCTGCGTGCTGGTGCAGGAGAGCCTCGCGCAGCTCGGCATCAGGACCACCATCAACAAGGTGCCCGGCGCCAACTGGCGCACCGAATTGAACAAGAAGGAGATGCCGCTCTTCACCAACGTGTTCTCGGGTTGGCTCGATTACCCCGAATACTTCTTCTACTGGTGCTATCACGGCAACAATTCCGTCTTCAACACCATGAGCTACAAGTCGGCGGCGATGGACAGGCTGATCGACGGCGCGCGCACCGCGGCGGCGGCCGGCGACAAGGCCGCCTACGACGCTGACGTCAAAGGCTTCGTCGATCTCGCCTTCACCGATATCCCGCGCATCCCGCTGTATCAGCCCTATGTCAACGTCGCGATGCAGAAGAACATCAGCGGCTACCAATACTGGTTCCACCGGAGGCTGGACTATCGCGCGATGGCGAAGGGGTGAGGGAACATGCTGATCGTCGGCGACGCGTCGGCATCGGCGCTGGGCTCCCTCTCCCGCTTGCGGGAGAGGGTTGGGGAGAGGGTGTCTCCGCGTCGGGATTGTCATGAAGTGCGGAGGAGGTCCCTGGGCGGTGAGAGCCCTCACCCGCCGCGCTCTGCGAGCGCGTCGGCCTCTCCCGCAAGCGGGAGAGGCAAAGCATGGGCGCGGAGCACCGCATGCTGACCATGATCGGCAAGCGCCTGATGTTCGCGATTCCCTCGCTGATCGGGGTCGTCATCGTCACCTTCCTGCTGACGCGCGCGCTGCCCGGTGATCCCGCCGCCTACTTCGCCGGTCCTGCCGCGACCAAGGAAGCCGTCGAGCAGATCCGCAAGAAGCTCGGCCTCGACAAGCCGCTGATCGAGCAGTTCTTCCGCTACACCAGCGACCTCGCCCATGGCGATTTCGGCAACTCGCTCACCACGGGACAGCCGGTCGCGAGCGAGATCCGCAACCGGCTGCCGGCCTCGGCCGAGCTGACGCTGCTCGGCCTCGTCGTCTCGGTCGTGATCGCGATTCCGCTCGGCGTGCTCGCAGCGACGCGGCCGGGATCATGGGTCGATCATCTCTGCCGCGTCACGACGACGGCCGGCGTCTCGCTGCCGGTGTTCTTCACCGGCCTCGTGCTGGTCTACGTCTTCTACTTTCAGCTCGGCTGGTCCCCCGCGCCGCTCGGCCGTCTCGACGTGTTCTACAGCGCCCCGCCGACGGTGACCGGCTTCTATCTGATCGACACCCTGATCGCGCGCGACCTCGAGGCGTTCCGCTCGGCGCTGAGCCAGCTCATCCTGCCGGCAACGACGCTCGCGGTCTTTTCGCTGGCGCCGATCGCGCGCATGACACGCGCCTCGATGCTCGCGGTGCTGGCTTCGGAGTTCGTGAGAACAGCCCGCGCCAGTGGTCTGTCGCCATCGACCGTGATCGTCACCTACGCGTTCCGCAACGCCATGCTGCCCGTCATCACCACGCTCAGCATGGTGTTCTCGTTCCTGCTCGGCGCCAACGTGCTGGTGGAGAAAGTGTTCGCCTGGCCCGGCATCGGCTCCTACGCCGTGGAGGCGCTGATCTCATCCGACTTCGCGCCAGTGCAGGGCTTCGTACTGACCATGGCGGTCATGTACGTGCTGCTCAATCTCGTGATCGACATCTTGTACGGCGTGATCGATCCGCGCGTGCGGCTGGAGGGCTGAACCATGAGGTTTCGTCGGCTGGGAACCCCAAGGAAAGTGGGCTCCCTCCCCCGCTTGCGGGGGAGGGTTGGGGAGAGGGTGTCTCCACAAGCGAGAACCCCCAAGAGGAGAGAACCCTCACCCGGCGCTCCGCGCCGACCTCTCCCGCAAGCGGGAGAGGTAAGGCACCCCCGCGGCTTGCTTCTTCTGTCAATCACCATCGGAGTGGTCCGATGAGCTCCGTCGCGCCTGCTGTTGAGCCTGTCGGTCCGGCGCGCACGTCAGGGCTGGTCGCGATCCTCGAACAGACCCGCTACGTTCTCGGCGAGAACAAGGTCACGGGCTTTGCCTTCGCGCTGCTGGTCCTGATCCTCGCGGCCGCGATGTTCGGCCCTTACGTGGTGCCGTATGACCCGCTGGCGTCGGACACCGCCGCGGCGCTGAAGCCGCCCTCGGCGGCGCACTGGTTCGGCACCGACCAATTGGGGCGCGACATTTTCAGCCGCATCATCGTGGCGACGCGGCTCGATGTCTTCATCGCCGTCGCCTCCGTCGCGCTGGTGTTCCTGATGGGCGGGCTCGCGGGCATCGCGGCGGGCTATTTCGGCGGCTGGACCGATCGCATCGTCGGCCGCCTCGCCGACACCATCATGGCGTTCCCGCTGTTCGTGCTGGCAATGGGCATCGTCGCAGCCCTCGGCAACACCGTGCAGAACATCATCCTGGCCACCGCCATCGTGAACTTCCCGCTCTATGCCCGGGTCGCACGAGCGGAGGCCAATGTCCGCCGCAATGCCGGCTTCGTGCAGGCCGCGCGGCTCTCCGGCAACGGCGAATTCCGCATCCTCCTGGTGCACATCCTGCCCAACATCATGCCGATCATGATCGTGCAGATGTCGCTGACCATGGGCTACGCCATCCTCAACGCCGCCGGTCTCTCCTTCATCGGCCTCGGCGTCCGCCCGCCGACCGCCGAATGGGGCATCATGGTCGCGGAGGGCGCGGGCTTCATGGTCTCGGGCGAATGGTGGATCGCGCTATTCCCCGGCCTTGCTTTGATGATCGCGGTGTTCTGCTTCAACCTCCTCGGCGACGGCCTGCGCGACATCGTCGACCCGCAGCGGAGGACGTGATGGTGGTTTCCAAATGCACAACTGCGCTCCCTCCCCCCTTGTGGGGGAGGGCAGGGGAGGGGGGTAGCCCAGGAAAAGGCGTTTATGGGACGGATATGACG
This region includes:
- a CDS encoding caspase family protein yields the protein MGKLFEFGLLVWLLSLLALHPAMAASERKVVAASAPRLALVIGNANYAKLGTLANPGHDAQLIADRLRQTGFEVIAVADRDLKSLSEDVEAFAQKIKAHGPSTVAVLYYAGHGVESDGANYLVPVNADIKRRADIVPQSVSVKRIADRLSSAGNALNILIVDACRDNPFPAAVAASATGLVPMGAVYGVFIASATGSGKAAFDGEDGHSPYTRALAEAMIVPGERLEDVFKSVRRQVRLATSEQQIPWESTSLELDFFFVPPPAPPSQAAQLLQAAKETGNVALYDLLVDRFPASPEAAVARIAAAELRKSAVASGPSAASAASLVLERARQTRTPEAYDLVAALFPDAPEADEARAAASGLREITVLDSAGPTYEGRELVQLIQAELTRLDCFAGEQGGAFDAATIQGLRRASLLSDEHYLWHRPTMAALRALKKIDGPDGCSRQKTVAAPRCLRVNNEDLCQ
- a CDS encoding ABC transporter substrate-binding protein; this translates as MKRRDFLKSVSGLAAGAALPAMPQIVASAKADARSETLLIVSEGGPNNLDIHGVGTNVPGYEVSWNCYDRLISHEMKSGPGGVPYYDRDKFKGELAEDFKIDDKSVTFKLKKNAKFHDGAPVTAKDVKWSLDRAVSVGGFPTFQMSAGSLTKPEQFVVVDDYTVRVDFLKKDRLTIPDLAVIVPCIVNSELVKKHASEKDPWGLEFTKQQTAGSGAYKVVKWTAGTEVVMERNENWVGGPLPKIKRVIWRMVPQAGNRRALLERGDADISYELPNKDFQEMKANGKLNVVSLPFSNGIQYIGMNVTKPPFDNIKVRQAVAYALPYQKIMDAVMFGLANPMFGAPKDKPTEVAWPQPHTFNTDMDKAKALMAEAGYAGGFETTISFDLNFAGVNEPLCVLVQESLAQLGIRTTINKVPGANWRTELNKKEMPLFTNVFSGWLDYPEYFFYWCYHGNNSVFNTMSYKSAAMDRLIDGARTAAAAGDKAAYDADVKGFVDLAFTDIPRIPLYQPYVNVAMQKNISGYQYWFHRRLDYRAMAKG
- a CDS encoding ABC transporter permease, which encodes MLTMIGKRLMFAIPSLIGVVIVTFLLTRALPGDPAAYFAGPAATKEAVEQIRKKLGLDKPLIEQFFRYTSDLAHGDFGNSLTTGQPVASEIRNRLPASAELTLLGLVVSVVIAIPLGVLAATRPGSWVDHLCRVTTTAGVSLPVFFTGLVLVYVFYFQLGWSPAPLGRLDVFYSAPPTVTGFYLIDTLIARDLEAFRSALSQLILPATTLAVFSLAPIARMTRASMLAVLASEFVRTARASGLSPSTVIVTYAFRNAMLPVITTLSMVFSFLLGANVLVEKVFAWPGIGSYAVEALISSDFAPVQGFVLTMAVMYVLLNLVIDILYGVIDPRVRLEG
- a CDS encoding ABC transporter permease, whose translation is MSSVAPAVEPVGPARTSGLVAILEQTRYVLGENKVTGFAFALLVLILAAAMFGPYVVPYDPLASDTAAALKPPSAAHWFGTDQLGRDIFSRIIVATRLDVFIAVASVALVFLMGGLAGIAAGYFGGWTDRIVGRLADTIMAFPLFVLAMGIVAALGNTVQNIILATAIVNFPLYARVARAEANVRRNAGFVQAARLSGNGEFRILLVHILPNIMPIMIVQMSLTMGYAILNAAGLSFIGLGVRPPTAEWGIMVAEGAGFMVSGEWWIALFPGLALMIAVFCFNLLGDGLRDIVDPQRRT